The following proteins come from a genomic window of Aspergillus oryzae RIB40 DNA, chromosome 4:
- a CDS encoding DUF3431 domain-containing protein (predicted protein), whose translation MESDVISPQNYETTPIIVPNDRALVMAKLASEDTSWVANDLNEWRNVIYTVDDLSATRHTPINKGRESLAYLQYIIEHYHDLPSLIVFIHSHKDGWPAAWHTDNMEYSNVVAIRNLQADFVQQNGYANLRCQETPGCPEELRPLRNPPRPGQTTEAAYAQAWKELFNNTEVPEVIGAPCCSQFAVSRDQVLKRSFEEYMQYYNWVLTNDLPDDVTSRVMEYSWHIIFGKDPVYCPDSLQCYADVYGNPSLLPEHLRTGRCVLPVRGGAPWFLRGFGGSLGGHICRSGYYRHWR comes from the exons ATGGAATCGGATGTGATCTCCCCTCAGAACTATGAGACCACCCCGATTATCGTCCCCAACGACCGAGCGCTGGTGATGGCCAAGTTGGCTTCGGAGGATACGTCATGGGTTGCGAATGATTTAAATGA ATGGCGGAATGTGATCTACACGGTTGATGATTTGAGCGCTACGCGGCATACCCCCATCAATAAGGGACGCGAAAGCCTGGCCTACCTCCAGTACATCATTGAACACTACCACGACCTCCCATCGCTCATCGTGTTCATCCACAGCCATAAAGACGGCTGGCCGGCTGCTTGGCACACCGATAACATGGAGTACAGCAACGTCGTGGCGATCCGCAACCTTCAAGCCGACTTCGTTCAGCAAAATGGCTACGCCAATCTCCGATGCCAGGAAACACCTGGCTGCCCTGAAGAGCTCAGGCCCTTACGGAACCCTCCGCGCCCCGGACAAACGACCGAGGCGGCCTACGCGCAGGCCTGGAAAGAGCTGTTCAACAACACCGAAGTTCCCGAAGTCATTGGTGCGCCGTGCTGCTCGCAATTCGCCGTGTCACGCGACCAGGTCTTGAAGCGTTCTTTCGAAGAATATATGCAGTATTATAATTGGGTTTTGACCAACGACTTGCCAGACGATGTCACCTCGCGGGTGATGGAGTATTCTTGGCATATCATTTTCGGGAAGGATCCGGTGTA CTGCCCCGATTCATTGCAGTGCTATGCGGATGTCTATGGGAACCC AAGCCTTCTGCCAGAGCACTTGCGTACTGGGCGGTGTGTTCTGCCTGTACGCGGAGGCGCTCCTTGGTTTCTTCGAGGGTTTGGGGGTAGTCTAGGGGGTCATATTTGTCGGAGTGGATACTATCGACATTGGCGTTAG